DNA sequence from the Calonectris borealis chromosome 23, bCalBor7.hap1.2, whole genome shotgun sequence genome:
AGGCAAAATATCTTTATCACGAATTAGCTGATTAAGGCCCTCATGTTCTGTTCCTTTCCCTTGCTAATACTCAGCAAGAGACCCTGTGGGTTCCTCTATAACAAATGGCTAGGTTTAATCCTGAGCTGCAGGATCTGCACTGCACTTCGAGGCAAAACTTGCTGTTCCCATTGCCCTCCGTAATAAGCCTGCATTGCTCACAGATCAGCCTCCTGGAGAACACCTTGCTGGACTGGCAAAACAGGACCCTGCGCAATGACTACCGGCATGCTCAGCCCCTCAACGGGCGGGTGGTGGAGTCCTCCTTCAGAGCCAAACTCATCCAAGGTAAAGGGAGTCAGCAGGCAGGACTCGGGCTTTCCCCCCGAGAGGCAAGAAACCTGTGTGGAAGGAGTTAAGCTGCAAATCACTTCAGCTAGGCATGGTGGAGATGACCAGGAGTAGCAGTGTCCCTGCACAGCAGGTGGAGATGGCCCATGTGCCTCTTGCCCCCTGCCAACACATCTTGGTTCTAATGGTGCAGTGGTGGCCGTAGGTTGTGTGCCAGCCCCTTGTTTTGACTGCAGTGGTGTCACACAGATCTCCCAGGCTAAGTGGGGCTACACGGCACCACGCAAGAACACTGGGTTCAGGTGTGCGTGCATCCATAGGGGTGAGGTACGCTAACCATTGTAGAAACAGCTCTGGCGTGGCTGATTAGCCAGGCACCGTATGGAGGCGAGAcgctgcattttaaaacaaaccttcTACAAACTGGAAAGCAGAAATCTACCATGTGCAGGTCCTGGCCTTCTGTAAATTCAGCTGTCTGATTGCTCTAGAACAATGCCATCCAGAAGAATTCAACCTCAGgctggaacaaatccagatgcaGCTCCAAGACATGAAGAGAGAGTTGCTGAATGGAGTGAGCCACATAGGTAAGAAACACACACCTATTCTTGAGTCCAGCTTACCTTCCAAGGATGAAGACCCCATGCCCTGCTGTCCTTGATGGCCTAAATCATTAACAGGTTTGGTACTGATATGTGCAGGTAGAATTTTGTCCCATATCTAGGCCTGCTGATGGAAATTCTTCAACTACAGCATCATTAAAGCTAGCCCTAATCTAGCTACTTTCACAGTAACTGCAGCTTTCTTCTGCAACATGTAAGCACATTTTTACACAGTGAGGGATTTAAGCTCACAGTTCCCCTAGGATAAATAATCATCATCTCTGTTTTACACAAgatgagaaaagaggaagagaggaaaaaaaaaagtgatttttcccaGAGAGTTAGGTGAAGGAGCTAAGCTTTTCATCATTTCAAGTCCCTTCCCTGTTGGTACGATCCATGCCAGTAACCGTGGCTCAAGACAGCTAAGATTGCCACAGCCCTGGCAGTTCCTGTGGGGGTATTCTTCAGGATTTGGGCTGATCCATAAGCACAGCAGGAAATGTAACAGCTGGCTTTTTGGTTATTTCAGGTATTAAATCCAACACTTTTCCAGCTTTCTACTTCCCTGTGGAAAACATTGAGAGTTTTGTGAATGTTCATCCCCTCCATGACATGGCTCTCCAAGCCTTCACCTTATGTTTCTGGACAAGAGCCCAGCATGCTGGCAGTCAGACTGTTCTTTCCTACTCCACACAGGAGAGGGATAACGAGCTAGCGATGACCGTGGGCACAGACGTGGGATTGTGGATAGGAGGCCATTTCATCAGCTTCCCCCTGTACCACAAGGCACAAGGCTGGCTGCACTACTGCATGGCATGGGCCTCCCAGACTGGAATGGCGAATTTATGGCTCAATGGAGCAGCTGGTAAAGCAAAGAGTATCCAGAAGGGATACGTGAGCCAGGCTGGAGGGACGCTTGTCCTTGGGAAAGATAGAGACACTCTTCTGGGGACGTTCTCCAATGGTTTTGCAGGGTGGATGACTCATGTGAACCTGTGGAGCCACGTTCTCAGTCCTGCAGATGTTCGGGCACTTGCACTGTGCAAACCAGGGCAACTGAAGGGAGATATCATAGCATGGGGAGAAACCTCCATGACGCTCTTGGGGGGGGTGGTTCTGGAGTCTGACACCAGCTGTCAGTgaccccaactttttttttttttttaaggcaggagAAGAATCCAAACTGCTTGctggggaaacagaggaaaactTATCAATTATTTGCTTGTTGCTCTTTCTGCTTTGTATAGGCTCACTATGCACCTGCTAGTGCTCCAGGTCATTTTTCCAAGTAGGTACATGGGAGCAAAGCCTCCATCAGTCGGATAGAAGCAAAGAATAGAGCGGAACTTGGCACATCCCTCCCAGGAGTTTGACTTAGGTCCCCATACATAGACCTTCCTACATGCCAAAGAGCCACTGTCTTTGGTCAAAGGAGCCACTTTCTCAAGTGGAATCTCTCTCACATCCTTCACCCAGTCTCAGTTTCTCACCATCTTCCCTGCATGCGTCCTTCCCATTTTTCACCATGAAATCAccaccccttcccctgcagacGTATGGCATAGGAAAGGGTACATAAAGTCCTTGCAGGACAGAGTGTGGTCCTATATAATCATTGTGCTTGATCAGTGGCATGTCTTCTTTTCTGTAAACGGATGTAGAGACTGAGCATGGAAACAACTTCTTTTTCAACATGTATACATCACAAGTTTGAGGACAGGTATAAAACTCATCTTCTAAGGTTAATCATGTGAAGGACTATCTCCAGCAACAACAAAATCCGTGCCAGGCTGTTCAACAATTCTGCTTTTTTCAAAACAGAGGGCAGCAGCCCCGCGTAACAATTAATTAAATTGAATTTCCCCATGTTAAAGTATATTAATTAACCCCCAAACCCCTTAAACTAATAAATACTTTAAGAAATCCTCCATTTTTATCAGTGTGCACTTTACTTTCTTCTGAGAGTCAGCACTGGTCCTTCAAACTCAGAGCTTTTCCAAACCAATTTAGCCTCCAGGTGGAACGGTGCCCTTAGGGGACACAACCAGAAACCAGTAGAAGGACCAAGCTCTAAACCATTGAAGACTTTTTCAAGTGGTTTCAAGTACCTGAGAGCTGAgttatttcaaaaacaaaatttaagCAACTCAATGTGAGAAGCTAAAGACACGTTTGGACAGGTTCGCAAACACAGGCTCCAACCTGTAGCTCACTGCACAGGAATCAACCTGAATTTGACTCCTGCAACGCAGCAGGGAGGATCTCACTGGGTTCAAAACCTTGTATCTCTGGGGGACGAATGAGCTCCAGCTGGCTCATGTGTACCGAGTGAGGATACGGGGGTTATTAAAGGATTAAGAGAGGGACTGTTGCTCTTTGGCAACTGAAGTGTAAACACTAGGGAGTGAAACGAGCTAAATAGCTCAAAAAGACTAGAGTGCCACTGGAACAAATGGGTATAAATTGGCTGTGAATAAGCATCAGCCAGAGGGATGACTCCTAACCTCAAGAATAAGGCTTTGGAAGGACTCATCAGCGACAATTGAGGACTAGGTTTGCTCTGAAGGAGAGTTGTGTGAGCGGGATGGGGGTAAGGTTATGGAGATATGCATGTTCAGTTTAGCGGTCCTTTGGAGGACACAAAGGGAGGACAAGAGCTGACATCTAACAAGAGCCCATCTAACAAAGTACCTCAGAACAACTGACACCCTCCACCCCAGAGCACCAAAGGCCTGGCGTCACTCATGCTGGACCCTCAAACACATGAATGACTGTTCCTCAGAGCAATGTAGTGCACTCCTCGCACACCACTGACCAAAACCCAGCCCAAGTGCTGGCTTGTGTCACCTGAGATGTGTCAGTCAGGACATCAGGGACATACATCACCTTAGGACATAGGTTACTTGGTCACAGGAGCTGAGCTGGCTGAGGATGTTGCCCTTTCCTTGTGACAAATACATGAATGACTAATTTGCCTTGGCAGTGGCTATGCCATGAAGCAGAACGGTCCTGTTAATTACTCACAACACTCTCGAGACACAATGGCTTATTTGGAAACTCCTGCTGTGGGAAGTTCGCAGAAGGTCCGAATGAAGATCAGTATCAAACGCTGAATTGAGGTATTTGTTCTCCCGCTGAACAGATCCTGAGAAGCGTCTGGGCCAGGCCTAacactgggctgggtcacagctCACTGCTggagatttctttcttctctgcctgCCACCTTGGGACAGTGGGGAAATCCTCACACTCTTCTTTGTCTTCCTGAATCTCCACCTTGTTCCTCTTGGCCATGATCCTGTTGATTTCCATGAAGGTTTTGTTCTTTGTCTCAGGAACAATAAAGAAGATGTAAACTATAGTGGCGAGGCAGATGGCACAGAAGATGAGGAAGCTGTAGGGCCCCAGTCCAGCCTAGGGCAATGAAAGACGACAGAGGAGGGATCAGAGGAATCCTCCAGTTGCCTACATTACATGATCTGGACATGCTGAACCCTGCAATAGCTATAAAAACAAGCAGCCACAGTGATGTGCATATTTTAAGTTGAACGACTGGAAGTTAGGGGTGGTTCTAGATTCTGTCCTCTCATTCCACCACCATGGATTTATTGGAAACCACCATGGATTTACTGGAAAAGGAAGGTGAGGATCTGTTACGTAAATCAAACTAAACTCATCAGCTCCCTTTCGCAGAGGCTAAAATCAGCAGCTGTAGCCATTTATGGGTCACTACTGCTGGGGATCAGTTTGAACTGCTGACCTACAGACCAAAAGCTAAAATTGGCTAAAATGGAAGATGGGGAACTTGCCATCTTTTCCATGCTCCTGAATTCAGGATCAGACATTCACCTGGAAAAATAactgctttcttttaaagcatgCGCAACAGACAGATGTGATAAAAAAGCGCTGATTAACATCAGTTTCTTGCCCTTAATATATAATCCTGCATACAGGTACTGGGAACCAACTTGGGCGTTTATGGCTCTCACGATTAAAAAGGCTCTCTGTACGAACACAGGGGTGAAGATACTGATTTTAAGCTGAAGTGTTGCCCTGTCGTGTGATCGCCTCTTACCTCCATGTAGAGGAACACAAGCCCCACGGTGAAGTTGCACAGCCAGTGCACGGACCCACCCACCATGAACGCCGCAGGCCGGGATGACTGCAGGAACATCTCGGTGATCATCACAAAGGGAATTGGACCTGGAAGGTAGTTGCATATTTGGAAATCCCAAGGCAATTCCCCCACTCTGAATTCCTAGATGACACTGTTCATTTCGGTCGCGGGCAATGGTTTCTAAACTACTAGTGTTTAGAAACGGCCAATAAATCAAATAAgggattaaataaaaaaaaaaaaacagggcaacTAAATGATTTTCCTAAGCTCACACACAGCAATCAACCTCTTCTCTCCTATGGCTGCACCTTAGCCAGGAACCCATCTCCTGCACAAATTGTAAAATACGGTTGATAAACACGAACTGTCTCTCCAGAGAGCACCCTATGAGCAGCAACTAAGCAAGTGattgctcttaaaaaaagaaagagaggaacacCCCAGCGCATGCAGGTGTTGGAAAAGTGACTCATGGAACAAGCCCTCGGGCCCTCACTGCCGCCCTGTGGCACCGTGAAGCAGAAACAGAGCATGTTCTCATTAACGGGGTCAGGCCACAGGTCCCGCTGGCCTGGAGGGCTGCCTCCAGCAACCTCCCTGCCCCCGGGTGCTTGGATCTGCCTGATGGtgtaaatggaaaaggaaaggttGTATGTAATTCCATCTGCCAGCCAAACCTCGACAGGAGTCCCAAAACCGCGttgctgcagccagccagggtcTGGCAGGGCTTTCCAAGCCAAACAGACAACTCGGCCACGCTAAGAAGCTGAGTCAGGACAAAGCCTTCCCAATATCCACACCTATCTGCACATCTCCTTTCTGCAAAGCGCTGTGCAGGGCCGCGCGTATAATTTGAGTTGCTTCTAATTTGCTTTGTTGCCTATAGATGCAAGCATGCAACATCGCCGCCCAGTTGGGAGGGCTCACTATCTCAGCATAGTTCTACTGGGGGAATCTCAGGCATAAGCACAgttgtgtctttgtttttcttcttgaaagccCCACGGGCACGGCCAGCAAATCACTGGAACACCAGCCTAGCTGACAATCAACAAGGCGCATGGCCACACAGAAGAAATTCAATCTCTTCGGATTAGCTCCACAAAGCTTTTGATTTGAAATTCAGCGTAACACTTGGCTTTACCCAGCTTGGGGAGGAGACTGGACTAAACGCCGCATACTTACTGGCTCCAATAGCATGGCCGATGATGTAAACAATGACACACACTATGCTGAGGTAAGACATCCACGAGACAGTGGTCTGTGAAGAATTTTGTCACAGGTTAGATGTGGTTCCTATCTGAAGATCACCAGCACATTCAAGGCACTGTTTGTAGTAAGATTTGAAGGCATTCTAAAGCCAGCGTCA
Encoded proteins:
- the CA6 gene encoding carbonic anhydrase 6 yields the protein MTNNGHSVQIDLPPTMHISRGLPGLYTAVQMHLHWGGLDLETSGSEHTIDGMRYFAELHIVHYNSADYSSFEEAKDKPNGLAVLAFLYADGHFENTYYSEFISKLAEIRFAGQSTKLISLDVQAMLPENLSHFYRYQGSLTTPPCSESVIWTIFHSPIVLSHTQISLLENTLLDWQNRTLRNDYRHAQPLNGRVVESSFRAKLIQEQCHPEEFNLRLEQIQMQLQDMKRELLNGVSHIAGNVTAGFLVISGIKSNTFPAFYFPVENIESFVNVHPLHDMALQAFTLCFWTRAQHAGSQTVLSYSTQERDNELAMTVGTDVGLWIGGHFISFPLYHKAQGWLHYCMAWASQTGMANLWLNGAAGKAKSIQKGYVSQAGGTLVLGKDRDTLLGTFSNGFAGWMTHVNLWSHVLSPADVRALALCKPGQLKGDIIAWGETSMTLLGGVVLESDTSCQ